A single region of the Lotus japonicus ecotype B-129 chromosome 4, LjGifu_v1.2 genome encodes:
- the LOC130713939 gene encoding CLP protease regulatory subunit CLPX2, mitochondrial has protein sequence MNMNMNMNMNMMMHPIVRRSRLIASFLFHYNYYYYPSSKILSNNINHSGSNPHSNSTNSGYQRRHKWEGKGKGKGKGSGDGIVYYDHIRADMNCPRCSRNMSVIFSNRPLSISGHQPGLYQALNLCPSCKTAFYFRPLKLSPLHGTFIEIARLNHHPPQPQPQPQPQPQPDSPLPPTPKQIFNALNQFVVGQEKPKKLLSVAVYNHYIRLRLATTQPESQSSDQDTDLVQPEKSNVLLIGPTGSGKTLLAKTLARIVNVPFAIADATTFTQAGYVGEDVESILYKLLVEADFDVELAQRGIVYVDEVDKITKKGESLNIGRDVSGEGVQQALLKMLESTVVSVPDKGARKHQSGDSVLIDTKNILFICGGAFVNLEKIISERKQDSSIGFGVPVRANMRACGLPDAAVTSSLLENVESGDLIAYGLIPEFVGRFPILAGLSALSEDQLLQVLIEPKNALVKQYKKMFRMNDVNLHFTDNALRLIAKKAMAKNTGARGLRALLENILTEAMFEVPDKADIGNIEGVLVDEEAVGSLNGHGCGAKILYRDNNGSLEGQARAICL, from the exons ATGAACATGAACATGAACATGAACATGAACATGATGATGCACCCAATTGTAAGGAGAAGCAGGCTCATCGCCTCGTTCTTATTCCACTATAACTACTACTACTATCCTTCTTCCAAAATTCTCAGTAACAACATCAACCACAGTGGCAGTAATCCCCATTCAAATTCAACAAATTCAGGGTATCAGCGGCGACACAAGTGGGagggaaagggaaagggaaagggaaagggaagCGGTGATGGTATTGTTTACTACGACCACATAAGAGCCGACATGAACTGCCCTCGTTGCTCCAGAAACATGTCTGTCATCTTCTCCAACCGACCCTTATCCATTTCTGGTCACCAACCGGGTCTCTATCAGGCCCTCAATCTCTGCCCCTCTTGCAAAACCGCCTTCTACTTCAGACCCCTCAAGCTCTCTCCTCTTCACGGCACTTTCATCGAGATCGCAAGGCTCAACCACCATCCacctcaacctcaacctcaacctcaacctcaacctcaaccaGATTCCCCTTTGCCGCCAACGCCCAAACAGATTTTCAATGCCCTCAATCAATTTGTTGTGGGTCAGGAAAAGCCTAAAAAGCTGCTTTCGGTCGCTGTTTACAACCACTATATCAGGTTACGCCTTGCAACAACTCAGCCTGAGTCTCAATCTTCCGATCAAGACACTGATTTGGTTCAGCCTGAAAAAAGTAACGTCTTGCTCATCGGTCCCACTGGCTCAGGGAAGACCTTGCTCGCCAAAACGCTTGCCCGGATTGTCAATGTTCCATTTGCCATTGCTGATGCTACCACTTTCACGCAG GCTGGTTATGTTGGAGAAGATGTTGAGTCAATATTATATAAGCTTCTTGTG GAAGCTGATTTCGACGTGGAATTAGCTCAGCGAGGGATTGTCTACGTTGATGAAGTTGATAAGATTACTAAGAAG GGAGAAAGTTTGAACATTGGAAGGGATGTATCTGGGGAGGGGGTCCAGCAGGCCTTGCTCAAAATGCTGGAAAGCACT GTAGTGAGTGTACCTGATAAAGGAGCTCGCAAGCATCAGTCTGGTGATAGTGTCCTG ATAGAtacgaaaaatattctttttaTATGTGGAGGGGCCTTTGTTAATTTGGAGAAGATCATCTCCGAAAG GAAGCAAGATTCGTCCATTGGCTTTGGAGTACCAGTTCGTGCAAATATGAGGGCTTGTGGATTACCTGATGCTGCGGTGACATCATCACTTCTAGAGAAT GTGGAAAGTGGCGATCTAATTGCTTATGGCCTTATACCTGAATTTGTGGGGCGTTTTCCCATTTTAGCTGGTTTGTCTGCTTTGAGTGAGGACCAACTTTTGCAG GTCCTTATTGAACCGAAAAATGCCCTTGTTAAACAGTACAAGAAGATGTTCAGAATGAATGAC GTCAATTTACATTTCACTGATAATGCTTTGAGATTGATTGCAAAGAAAGCTATGGCAAAGAACACTGGTGCTCGTGGTTTAAGAGCCTTATTAGAAAACATTCTTACCGAAGCGATGTTTGAG GTCCCCGACAAGGCTGATATTGGTAACATCGAAGGGGTTCTGGTTGATGAAGAGGCTGTTGGGTCACTGAACGGACATGGATGTGGAGCAAAAATACTATACAGAGATAATAATGGCTCATTGGAGGGTCAAGCAAGAGCCATATGTTTGTAA
- the LOC130710561 gene encoding putative ribonuclease H protein At1g65750, giving the protein MQGATSSSTVVRDDVRQRLWSLKIVPRFRHFLWRVLKGIVPTRQRLWNKGVRCPLFCPRFDQAAESVEHALRDCPWSRRMWFASPLGFSWPADLSQSFGEWCCSLLLDAPQEVVEIFATVCYYIWRARNLLCFDEKESSEMGVVSLAMNTLHAYKETQQQMETHSTAPRDRSKQKWNAPPSYCVKVNVDASGSGSSWGLAVVIRNHFGNAIAAQHRPLLQIL; this is encoded by the coding sequence ATGCAGGGTGCTACGTCCTCTTCAACAGTGGTAAGGGATGATGTGCGGCAGCGTCTATGGAGCTTGAAGATCGTCCCTCGGTTCCGCCACTTCTTATGGAGAGTGCTTAAAGGGATTGTCCCGACGAGGCAACGGCTATGGAATAAGGGTGTTCGTTGTCCACTTTTCTGCCCTCGGTTTGATCAAGCTGCGGAGTCCGTTGAACATGCTTTACGTGATTGCCCATGGTCAAGACGGATGTGGTTTGCATCTCCTCTAGGTTTCTCATGGCCTGCGGATCTATCTCAGAGTTTTGGTGAATGGTGCTGCTCTTTGTTGCTTGATGCGCCTCAGGAGGTGGTGGAAATTTTTGCTACAGTTTGCTACTATATATGGAGGGCACGAAACCTCCTGTGCTTTGATGAGAAGGAGAGCTCTGAGATGGGTGTGGTCTCTCTTGCAATGAATACCTTGCACGCATACAAGGAAACGCAGCAGCAGATGGAGACGCACAGTACAGCACCTAGGGACAGATCAAAACAGAAGTGGAATGCGCCTCCGTCTTATTGTGTGAAGGTGAATGTTGACGCTTCTGGATCGGGATCATCATGGGGTTTGGCGGTTGTCATCCGAAATCATTTTGGAAACGCCATAGCTGCTCAACACAGGCCCTTATTGCAGATTTTGTAG
- the LOC130710562 gene encoding uncharacterized protein LOC130710562 translates to MASPSEVEPNNSEVVNNCKRSENGLYKPIGDNIDIAWQWNNLKNPHDRKRVTCDFCGVTTSRGITRAKRHQMKKKGDCNSCRKVPEEVVLLLKEALSKKQGQQEHLIELHEDEEEEDQLQEIVSIKSGKRPISSSGASSTVPKKPNVKGPLDLHFMRDPETSLKLTKSKKQTSMIDACDKEARARTIQYIARFFIRNSIPFNVVRTKSFKLMLEAVGNYGPHLKAQSYHEMRVPLLKKELEYTENLMKKNVEERGKYGCSIMSDAWTDRKQRTLINFLVNSPAGSMFVRSVDGSSYMKTGEKLFTLLDNLVEEIGEKNVVQVVTDNISNYVLAGKILQAKRKHLFWTPCAAHCIDLILEDIVKLKRVQETIKRGISLVGFFYNHTLALNIMRKYTNKSELVRHGVTRFATTFLTLRRLYTQRNNLRKMFTSDDWTKTTLAKVTKGKGATNVVLMNTFWNDVAYCLRSMRPLVGVLRLVDNERKPAMGYIYEAMDRAKEAIKSGFKGNESKYKEIWAIIDNRWECQLHHPLHATGHFLNPEYFYDNPDMDRNLEIMDGVYKCIDVLSENNEVNDKVVLELAEYKVAGGFFGKKQVVRARKTMSPDGIDDSNEWLLGEMGGDGEEHAENDLVFEDDDLTLGDVANAGGVDEPLTYTRRTSKRGIDAATTSSTTRSRPSTSTTRGRGRGQRRGKGAVIEEVDLESEEESEEEEEVGEEIYHTDTSESDNEEDPELEEDDD, encoded by the exons ATGGCATCCCCCTCTGAAGTTGAACCAAACAACAGTGAAGTTGTAAACAACTGCAAGCGGTCTGAAAATGGGCTTTACAAGCCTATAGGAGACAACATTGATATAGCATGGCAGTGGAACAACTTGAAGAATCCACATGATAGGAAGAGAGTAACATGTGATTTCTGTGGGGTGACAACTTCAAGAGGAATTACAAGGGCAAAacgtcatcaaatgaaaaaaaagggAGATTGTAATTCATGTAGGAAAGTTCCAGAAGAAGTGGTGCTGTTGTTGAAGGAAGCTCTTTCTAAGAAACAAGGGCAACAAGAACACTTGATTGAATtgcatgaagatgaagaggaagaagatcaGTTGCAAGAAATTGTGTCAATTAAAAGTGGGAAAAGACCTATAAGTTCAAGTGGGGCTTCCTCTACTGTTCCTAAGAAGCCAAATGTTAAAGGCCCCTTGGATTTACATTTTATGAGAGATCCGGAGACAAGCTTGAAGTTGACAAAATCTAAGAAGCAAACAAGCATGATTGATGCATGTGATAAAGAAGCTAGAGCAAGGACAATCCAATATATTGCTAGATTCTTTATTCGGAATAGCATTCCATTCAATGTTGTGCGAACAAAGAGCTTCAAGTTGATGCTTGAGGCCGTTGGAAACTATGGCCCTCACTTGAAAGCTCAAAGCTACCATGAGATGAGAGTTCCCCTCCTAAAAAAGGAGTTGGAATACACCGAAAACTTGATGAAGAAAAATGTGGAAGAGAGAGGAAAGTATGGTTGCTCGATTATGTCCGATGCTTGGACGGATAGGAAGCAAAGGACTTTGATAAATTTTCTAGTGAATAGCCCAGCTGGATCTATGTTTGTTAGGAGTGTTGATGGATCTTCATACATGAAGACCGGAGAAAAGTTATTCACTCTTTTGGACAACCTTGTTGAGGAGATTGGTGAGAAGAATGTTGTGCAAGTGGTGACCGACAACATAAGCAATTATGTATTGGCCG GTAAAATTCTACAAGCTAAGAGGAAGCACTTATTTTGGACTCCATGTGCTGCCCATTGCATTGATTTGATCTTAGAAGACATTGTCAAGCTTAAAAGAGTTCAAGAGACCATCAAAAGGGGTATAAGTCTTGTTGGCTTTTTCTATAATCACACTTTGGCATTGAACATCATGAGAAAGTACACCAACAAATCAGAATTGGTTAGACATGGAGTTACAAGATTTGCCACCACATTTCTCACTTTGCGAAGGTTGTACACTCAAAGAAACAACCTTAGAAAGATGTtcacttccgatgattggacaAAGACTACCTTGGCTAAAGTCACTAAGGGGAAAGGGGCAACAAATGTGGTTCTCATGAACACATTTTGGAATGACGTTGCTTATTGTCTTAGGTCTATGAGGCCATTGGTGGGTGTCCTAAGGCTTGTTGATAATGAAAGGAAGCCGGCAATGGGTTACATATATGAAGCTATGGATAGGGCTAAGGAGGCTATTAAAAGTGGttttaaaggaaatgaaagcAAGTACAAGGAGATTTGGGCAATAATTGATAATAGGTGGGAATGTCAACTTCACCATCCATTGCATGCTACGGGACATTTTCTGAATCCAGAATACTTTTATGATAATCCGGATATGGATCGTAATCTAGAAATCATGGATGGTGTCTACAAATGTATTGATGTACTTAGTGAGAATAATGAAGTGAATGATAAAGTTGTGCTTGAATTGGCTGAGTATAAGGTGGCTGGAGGCTTCTTTGGAAAGAAACAAGTCGTAAGAGCAAGGAAAACAATGTCTCCTG ATGGCATTGATGATAGTAATGAGTGGTTGTTGGGAGAAATGGGTGGAGATGGAGAAGAACATGCTGAAAATGATTTGGTTTTTGAAGATGATGACTTAACTTTGGGAGATGTTGCCAATGCAGGAGGTGTTGATGAGCCCTTGACATATACTAGGAGGACATCAAAAAGGGGAATTGATGCTGCCACTACATCTTCTACTACTAGGTCTAGGCCTTCAACTTCAACCACTAGAGGCCGAGGGAGGGGACAAAGAAGAGGCAAGGGAGCGGTGATAGAAGAAGTTGATTTGGAAAGTGAAGAGGAAagtgaagaggaagaggaggtgGGGGAAGAAATCTACCACACGGACACAAGTGAAAGTGACAATGAAGAGGATCCCGAGctagaagaagatgatgattga
- the LOC130715833 gene encoding imidazole glycerol phosphate synthase hisHF, chloroplastic: MEAPSFAYSSPSSCFLLRNKPVTLTRFPHFGRTKHSRSFSIRASSSGDSVVTLLDYGAGNVRSVRNAIRSLGFQIKDVQTPQDILNASRLIFPGVGAFAAAMEVLSKTGMDEALCSYIQKDRPFLGICLGLQLLFESSQENGPVKGLGLIPGTVGRFDSSNGFRVPHIGWNALQITMDSEILDDVGNHHVYFVHSYRAMPSDDNKEWVSSTCNYGDRFIASVRRGNVHAVQFHPEKSGEVGLSVLRRFLYPKSNVTKRPGERKASELAKRVIACLDVRTNDKGDLVVTKGDQYDVRENTEEKEVRNLGKPVELAGQYYKDGADEVSFLNITGFRDFPLGDLPMLQVLRSTSENVFVPLTVGGGIRDFTDSNGRHYSSLEVAAEYFRSGADKISIGSDAVYAAEEYLKTGVKTGKTSLEQISRVYGNQAVVVSIDPRRVYIKDPNDVQFKTTRVSSLGPNGEEYAWYQCTVNGGREGRPIGAYELAKAVEELGAGEILLNCIDCDGQGKGFDIDLIKLISDAVSIPVIASSGAGVPQHFSEVFATTNASAALAAGIFHRKEVPIQSVKEHLLKEGIEVRI, translated from the exons ATGGAAGCGCCGTCATTTGCTTATTCCTCTCCATCTTCCTGTTTCCTCCTTCGCAACAAACCAGTCACACTCACAAGATTTCCCCATTTTGGCCGTACCAAACACTCCAGGAGCTTCTCAATTCGTGCCTCCTCTTCTGGGGATTCTGTTGTGACGTTGCTTGACTATGGTGCTGGCAATGTTCGGAGTGTCAGGAATGCTATCAGATCCCTCGGCTTTCAAATCAAAGAT gTGCAAACCCCACAAGACATTTTGAATGCAAGCAGACTAATCTTTCCGGGTGTTGGAGCTTTTGCTGCTGCCATGGAAGTGTTAAGCAAAACTGG TATGGATGAAGCATTATGTTCATATATTCAAAAGGATCGCCCATTTTTAGGCATTTGTCTTGGACTTCAACTACTTTTTGAATCTAGTCAGGAGAATGGACCAG TAAAAGGTCTTGGCTTAATACCTGGAACTGTTGGACGATTTGACTCATCAAATGGCTTTAGAGTACCACACATTGGATGGAATGCTTTACAAATCACAATGGACTCAGAAATTCTGGATGACGTGGGAAACCACCATGTCTACTTTGTGCACTCTTATCGTGCCATGCCT TCAGATGACAACAAAGAGTGGGTATCCTCCACCTGCAACTACGGTGACAGATTTATAGCATCTGTTAGAAGAGGAAATGTGCACGCAGTTCAGTTCCACCCAGAGAAAAGTGGAG AGGTTGGTCTCTCAGTTTTGAGAAGATTCTTGTATCCGAAGTCAAATGTGACAAAG AGGCCTGGTGAgagaaaagcttcagaacttGCAAAAAGG GTGATTGCTTGTCTTGATGTGAGAACAAATGATAAGGGGGACCTTGTTGTAACCAAAGGAGACCAATATGATGTTAGAGAAAATACAGAAGAGAAAGAG GTAAGGAATCTTGGCAAGCCTGTTGAGCTTGCTGGACAGTACTATAAAGATGGAGCTGATGAG GTCAGCTTTCTAAACATCACTGGATTTCGCGACTTCCCCCTTGGTGATTTACCAATGTTGCAG GTATTGCGATCCACATCAGAAAATGTTTTTGTACCCTTAACAGTTGGGGGTGGAATTAGAGATTTTACAGATTCAAACGGAAG GCACTATTCTAGTTTGGAAGTTGCTGCAGAATATTTTAGGTCTGGGGCTGATAAGATTTCCATTGGAAGTGACGCAGTTTATGCTGCAGAAGAATATTTAAAAACTGGA GTAAAGACTGGGAAGACCAGCTTAGAGCAGATATCACGAGTTTATGGGAATCAG GCAGTGGTTGTTAGTATCGATCCCCGTAGAGTGTACATCAAGGATCCTAATGATGTACAATTCAAAACCACAAGGGTTTCAAGTCTAG GTCCAAATGGAGAAGAATATGCCTGGTATCAATGCACA GTTAATGGTGGGCGAGAAGGTCGACCAATTGGTGCTTATGAACTAGCAAAAGCAGTTGAAGAACTTGGTGCTGGAGAAATACTACTTAATTGCATTGATTGCGATG GTCAAGGAAAAGGATTTGATATAGATTTAATCAAGTTGATCTCAGATGCCGTAAGCATCCCAGTGATTGCGAGTAGTGGTGCTGGTGTTCCTCAACACTTTTCTGAGGTGTTTGCTACAACAAATGCATCTGCTGCGCTTGCTGCTGGCATTTTTCATAGGAAAGAG GTGCCTATTCAGTCAGTAAAGGAACATTTGTTGAAGGAAGGCATAGAAGTCCGAATCTGA